CCACACGTACGAGCTCTCGATCCCGATCTTCGTCTCCATCTGGCTCGTCGAGTTCTCGGCGGTCGATCTCGGGTTTACCCAAGTCGGCGTCACGGCCGCCACGCTCGGCGTCGTCGTGACCGCGGGGTACGGGCTGTTCGGGGCCGGGTCGCTCCCCAGCGGCGTGCTCGTCGACCGGGTCGGGTCGCGGCGGCTCATCCGCGCCTGTCTGTTCGGGATGGGCGCGTCGTTTCTCCTCCTGGCGGTCGCGCCCGGACTCGTCGCGGTCACCCTCGCGCTGCTCGTCTGGGGGCTCGCCGCCTCAGTCTACCACCCCGCCGGGCTCGCATTGCTGTCGAAGGGCGTCGAAGAGCGGGGAACGGGGTTCGCCTACCACGGCATCGCCGGCAACGTCGGTCAGGGCGGCGGGCCGCTCGTGACGACGATCCTCCTGCTGTTTCTCGACTGGACGACCGTTGCGGCGCTCCTGGCGGTGCCCGCGCTCGTCGCCGGCGTCTACGCCTCCCGTGCGGAGTTCGACGAGACGGCCGCCGTCGCCGCGAGCACCGACGGCGGCGAGCGCGTGGACGGCGGGCGAGAGTCGTCGGAGGCGACCTCCGGCGGCGAGTCGAAGGCCACCTCCGGCATCGACTCGCTCGCCGAGTTCCGCGCCGAATCGGCCCGCCTGTTCGCGGGGAGCTTCGTCCTCGTGTTTGTCGTCGCGCTCTGTTCGGGGCTGTACTACCGGGGCTTTCTCACGTTCCTCCCTGGCGTCTTGGAGTCGGTGCCGGGATTCGAGCCGTTCCCCCTCTCGGCCGTCCTCCCGGCCGAGGTCGCCCGGGCGATCGGCGGCGGCTCACAGCTCGTCCGGCCCGAGCGGTACTTCTACGCCGGCCTGCTCGTCGTCGGCGTCTTCGGCCAGTACGCCGGCGGGAAGCTCTCCGACAGGATCGACGTCGAGAAGGGGATCGTCGTCGGCTTCGGGGCGCTCGCGGTGCTGGCCGTCCTCTTTCTCCCCGTCGCCGGCGTCGGCGTCGCCCCGCTCGCGGTGCTCGGTGCCGTCGTCGGCTTCTTCCTCTTTTTCGTCCAGCCGTTCTACCAGGCGACCGTCGCCGAGTACACCCCGGCGGGTGCCCGCGGGCTCTCGTACGGCTACACCTACCTCGGCGTCTTCGGCGTCGGGGCGCTCGGCGGCACCGTCGCGGGCGTCGTGTTGACGTACGCCGCCCCCGCGGAACTGTTCGTCATCCTCGCGGGGATCGCCGTCGTCGCCGCGGGGCTGGGCGCGTATCTGGTCCGGAACGAACGCCCGGAGACGGCGGCCCCGTGACAGGACGCCGACCCTGTCGGGGGCGGGCCGGGCGTCGGCGGACGATCGGCGCGATCGACCGACGATCGATCGACGACGGCCCACACGGATTTACCGCTCGCCGCCGAAACCCGGCCCGCGATGTACGAGACGATCCTCGTCCCGACCGACAGGAGCGCCGGTTCCGAACTGGCCGTCGAACACGCGGTCGACCTCGCCCGGCGGTACGACGCGACCCTCCATCTCGTCTCGGTCATCGACACCGACGTGGTGAACCACTACGCCGGTGTCGACGCCATCGAGGGCGTCGAGGGGGCGCTCGAAGCGCAAGGTGTGGACGCGCTCGACGCCGCCGCCGCGCGAGCCGCGGCCGCGGGAGTGGCCACGGAGCGCCACGTCGTCGAGGGGCGGCCGCACGAGGCGATCGTCGACGCCGTCGCGATGGTCGGTGCGGACCTCGTCGTGATGGGGACCGAACGGAAAAGCGGGGAGTACCGCCGGCTCCTCGGTAGCGTCACCGAACGCGTGGTTCGGGTGGCCGACGTCCCGGTCCACGTGGTCAAGGCCGACGCCTAGGTCCTAGGTCCAGCGGTCGAGGCCGGTCTGGACGACCGACTGCTCGATGCGCGAGAAGCCCTTCCGCACTTCGCTCTCGTCGACCTCCCACTCCTCGACCACGAAGCGACGCGCGGCGTCGAGGTCGGGGTCGAGGTCGACGTCGAACGCGTAGTCCTCGGTAACAGGGGGATCGAGAAAGAGGTCGCGGATGCGGTCGGCGTTCGGGACGTGATCGCCCCGCGCGTCGAGGACGGCCCACAGGTCGCCGTGTTCTTTGACCGCCGTGATCGCCGTCTTGGGGCCGACCCCGGAGATCCCCTCGTTGAAGTCCGTCCCGCAGAGGATGGCGACGTCGACCAACTGTTCCCAGGTGAGGCCGTTCTCCTCCAGGGTGGCCTCGAAGCTCATCAGCTCGGGGATGCCCTTGCTCGTCAGCCCTCGGAGGGTGTACGGCGCGCCGAACAACAGCGTGTCGTAGTCCTCGCTCCCGACGTAGTCGGCATCGCCAGCCCGTGCCATGTACGACGCCTGTGCCTCGCCCTCTGCGGGCGCTTCCACGATGGGGACGTCCAGCAGTTCGAGCAGTTCGCGGGTGGTCTCCTGGATCACGGGCGTCAGCCGCTGTGTGCGGGCCTCGAGGCGGGCGGCCTCGATGGAGTCGCCGCGCTCTCTCGCCTCCTCCAGCCGCTCTCTGGCGCGCTCTTTGGCCTCGCGGCGCTTCTCGACCTCGTCGTCTTTCAGCTCCGTGACGCCGCCGTCGAAGACGAAGACGGGGACGAGGTCGTGCTCGAAGAACTTCGGCAGGCCCTGGACGACCCCGACGAGGTTCGCGACCTCCGCTCCCTCGCTCGTCGTGTACACCTCGTCACGAGTCCACTTTACCGTGGTCGTGAGATACCGGTAGAGCCAGTTGTGCGCGTCGACGGCGACCACGCTCCCGGCGATATCGTCCCACGCGACGTCCGAGAGGTGCGCCAGCGTGCGGAGGTCTGCGTTTCCCATTGTCGACCGTTCGGGGGGCGAGCGTCTTATACTGTCGGCGTTTCCGTCCGGAAGACGTTGTTGACGCCGATGAGTGATTCACAGCGTGCCCGCGTCGGCGCATCCGCGCTCGGTGGGCCGAGCGAGGAACCGGTCGAGCACAGGGGCGTGCGACACGTAGGGCGGTGATGCCACGAGCCTCCCCAGCCGACTGCGGTGCTCGGGAACTCGCTTCGCTCGCTCCCTGCGCTCCTCGTCCCTCGCGCGGCGGGGCGACACGGCGTCGCCCCGGCCGCGCCACCGCTGGGCCATGCGATCGCCTCACGCCTCGTTCGGTGGGTCGACGAGTGTCGGCGGCTCGGCCCCCTCCCGCTCGTCCAGAAAGGCCCGCTCCTCTGGGGAGAGGTCGCGCTCACGGAACACGTCCAGCCCGCGCCGGTACGTCCCGGCGTCGATCTCCGACACTCCTCGCAGGTCGCAGTCGAGCACGACTTCCGCGAGCCCCGTCTCCCGCCCCGTGTACGCGAACCCGACCTTCGAGAGCGCCTCGTACGAGAAGACGTTGTTCACGGCGATCCGACACCGCGCGTAGCCCCGGTCGCACGCCCGCTCGCGGACGAACGCCACGAGGCGTGGGCCGATCCCCTCGCCGCGCCGGTCGCCGCGGACGGTGACGTAGCGGAGCCACAGCGTGTCGCCGTCGGTGCGGTCCGGGTTGAACGCGACGGCGGCGACGACTGTCGGGTCGCCGATGCGTGAGGGTCCGTCCACGTCACCGTCGCCGCTGGTGTGGTCGTGGTCGAGCGCCCACGGGTCGTCGTCGTCGCGAGCGACGGCGGTCCCCGTCGACGAGGTCACGAACTTGCCGGCGTAGGCGAACGCGCGGTAGTCCAGCCGCAGTCGCGGCCCGCCACCGGGGTCGTCGTGCCAGCCGACGAGCGCGTACTCCATACCCAACGACAGACGGAGGACCGCCGAGTGTCTTTCGGCGCGGCGGTCAGTCGACGAGCCGGTAGGCCTCACCCTCCCGTTCGACGAACCCCCGGTCGGCCAGCGAGCCGAGGATGCTGTAGAGCGCGAGCTTCCGCATGTCGAGCGTCTCGGCGAGTTCCGTGATCGTCGCCCGGTCGGCCTCGGCGAGACAGAGGTAGACCAGTTTCGAGCTGGCGGCGTCGAGCCCAGCCGGTACGGTCGCGTCGTCCGCAGACTGCCCTGACGATTTCATGTTCGAACGCTAACAGCACCGGGTAATAAGATTTACTGACGAGTGAGTGAATTTCAACGAGTCGGGGGAGAAGCGCTTCAGTCGCGAAGCCCAACGTTCTCGACGCAGCGTCCCGATAGGCCAGTATGCTCGATCACGGCCCCGGCGACGTCCGCTTCTTCGATCGCGTCGCACCGCTGTACGACCGCCTAATGCCCGCCGCCCGCGCCGCCCCGCTCGCGGACGCGCTCGCGGTCTCGCGCCGGCCCGTCCGAACCGTCCTCGACGTCGCCGGCGGAACCGGCCGTGCCGCCCGGACGCTGTCTGGACTCGTCGGCGGCGCCGACCCCGACGACGAGGTCGCCCGGGGACGCGTCGTCGTCCTTGACCGCTCCCGCGAGATGCTCCGTGTGGCACGCTCGCGGGACCACGAGTGCGTCGCGGCGGACGCCGGCCACCTCCCGGTGCCGGACGACGCCGTCGACGCCGTCACGGTGGTCGACGCGCTCCATCACGTCCGCGACCAGCGCGCGCTCGTCCGGGAGGCCCGGCGCGCTGTCGCCCCCGGCGGGGTCGTCGTCGTCGCGGACTTCGATCCCACGACCGTCCGCGGGCGTGCGCTCGTCGCCGCCGAGCGACACGTCGGCTTCGACTCCGTCTTCTCGACGCCCGACGACCTCGCGCGCTTCCTCGAACGGGAGGGCCTCGAGGGACGCGTGGTCGAACCGGGGTTCGGCTACGTCGTCGTCGGGCGGGTTCCCGCGTGAGCGACGACCGAACCGGGGAAGCCAAGAGGGATGCCCCGGAAGGGCGGGTATGGCAACCTCGACAGGGTCGTTCCTGAACGGGCGCATCGACACGGCCGCGCTCCCGCTCGCGGTGGGTGACGTGTTGGTGCTCGTCCTCCTGTTGTCGTTCGGCACGGCGCGCCACAACGGCGTCGCCTACCTCACTGAACAGCCGGTGGCGCTCGCACTGACGCTGCTTCCCTTCCTCGTCGGGTGGCTCGTCGCCGCCCCGCTCGTCGGCGCGTACTCCGCGGGCGCGGCCGAATCAGCCAAGGCCGCGATCCCGCTCGCGATCCGCTCGTGGGTCGTCGCCGACGTCATCGGGATCGGTCTCAGAGTCGTCTTGCCGTTCGACGCCACCGGCGGCCCCCTCTCGCTGGCCATCTTCTTCGGCGTCACGCTCGTCGTCGGCGTCGTCGGCCTCGGCGTCTGGCGCTGGCTCTACTTCAAACTCCGCTGACGGCTCTTTTATTCGTCTCCGAACCCCGGACGCGCTCAGGAGGCGTCGTCGATCGCTCGCACGAGTAGATCGGCACCCAGTTCGATCTCGCGCTCGGTGACGTCTAACGGCGGCAACACGCGCAGGGTCTTGTAGCCACAGCCGAGCGTGAGCAACCCGCGCGCGAGCGCCGCCTCCTGGACCGCGTCGCGTCGCTCCGGCGTGTCGAACTCGACGGCGAGCAGCAGTCCCAGCCCGCGAACGTCGACGACGGTCGACCGCGCGGCGTCCGAGAGGGTCTCGACGAACTGCCGGCCCCGGACGACCGCGTTCGACAGCAGGTCGTGCTCCTCGATGGCGTCGATGGTGAGCGCACCCCCGGCGGCGGCGAGTAGGTCGCCCGCACCCCAGGTCGACGAGAGCCGCCCTTCCTCCTCGGGGAAGAGGTCGCCGCGGCCGACGGTCGCGCCCACCCGGAGCGCCTTCGCCGAGCAGAGCAGGTCCGGTTCGAGCGCCGAGTGGTCCGAGGCCCACCACTCGCCCGTCCGGCCGACGCCCGTCTGGATCTCGTCGGCAACGACCGTGAGGTCGTACTCGTCGGCGAGCGCGGCGATTTCTCTCATAAAAGCCTCGCTGGGGAACCGGTAACCGCCCTCGCCCTGGACGGGTTCGAGGATCACGTAGGCGACATCGTCGGCGGCGACGTGACCTCGATCGGGATCGAGTTTGCGGCCGATCCGCGACGCCTCGCCCCCGTCGACGAAGAAGCCACAGGAACACGTCTCGGGGGTACACGTCCGGTCGTCGCAGTAGGGCACGTCGACGATCCCGGCGACCTCCGGGAAGTCCCGTCGGTACTTCTCCTTCGAGCGGTTCAACGAGAGCGCGCCGAGCGTCCGTCCGTGGAAGGCCCCCTCGAAGGTGACACCGTGTTTCGCCCCGCCCGAGGCGTCGTAGGCGACCTTGATGGCGTTCTCGACCGCCTCCGCGCCGGAGTTCGAGAGGAAGACGGTGTCCATGTCGTAGTGGGCGGTGAGACGGGTCAGCCGATCCATCAGCCCCGCCGGCCCGGGCACGTCCTGTTCGTCCGGATGGTGGTGGCCGCCGGCGACGTAGAAGTCCTGGCCGGCGATCTTGAGCGGGTCGACGAGGTCGAACTCGCGGAGCCGGTCCACGAGCTTGGGGTTGTTGTAACCGAGGGGGGCGGCCGCGACGTGACTGGTGAAGTCCAGCAGGACGTTGCCGTCCAGGTCGGTGCAGAAGGGCCCCTCGGCCGGGGCGGTGCGGTCCCAGACGAAGTCGTAAACGTACG
This Salinigranum marinum DNA region includes the following protein-coding sequences:
- a CDS encoding universal stress protein, whose amino-acid sequence is MYETILVPTDRSAGSELAVEHAVDLARRYDATLHLVSVIDTDVVNHYAGVDAIEGVEGALEAQGVDALDAAAARAAAAGVATERHVVEGRPHEAIVDAVAMVGADLVVMGTERKSGEYRRLLGSVTERVVRVADVPVHVVKADA
- a CDS encoding GNAT family N-acetyltransferase; translated protein: MEYALVGWHDDPGGGPRLRLDYRAFAYAGKFVTSSTGTAVARDDDDPWALDHDHTSGDGDVDGPSRIGDPTVVAAVAFNPDRTDGDTLWLRYVTVRGDRRGEGIGPRLVAFVRERACDRGYARCRIAVNNVFSYEALSKVGFAYTGRETGLAEVVLDCDLRGVSEIDAGTYRRGLDVFRERDLSPEERAFLDEREGAEPPTLVDPPNEA
- a CDS encoding DUF3054 domain-containing protein; the encoded protein is MATSTGSFLNGRIDTAALPLAVGDVLVLVLLLSFGTARHNGVAYLTEQPVALALTLLPFLVGWLVAAPLVGAYSAGAAESAKAAIPLAIRSWVVADVIGIGLRVVLPFDATGGPLSLAIFFGVTLVVGVVGLGVWRWLYFKLR
- a CDS encoding aspartate aminotransferase family protein, with translation MNRDTAEPRVDGFPGERAREWVDYHRSTAAPSTYVYDFVWDRTAPAEGPFCTDLDGNVLLDFTSHVAAAPLGYNNPKLVDRLREFDLVDPLKIAGQDFYVAGGHHHPDEQDVPGPAGLMDRLTRLTAHYDMDTVFLSNSGAEAVENAIKVAYDASGGAKHGVTFEGAFHGRTLGALSLNRSKEKYRRDFPEVAGIVDVPYCDDRTCTPETCSCGFFVDGGEASRIGRKLDPDRGHVAADDVAYVILEPVQGEGGYRFPSEAFMREIAALADEYDLTVVADEIQTGVGRTGEWWASDHSALEPDLLCSAKALRVGATVGRGDLFPEEEGRLSSTWGAGDLLAAAGGALTIDAIEEHDLLSNAVVRGRQFVETLSDAARSTVVDVRGLGLLLAVEFDTPERRDAVQEAALARGLLTLGCGYKTLRVLPPLDVTEREIELGADLLVRAIDDAS
- a CDS encoding class I SAM-dependent methyltransferase, whose protein sequence is MLDHGPGDVRFFDRVAPLYDRLMPAARAAPLADALAVSRRPVRTVLDVAGGTGRAARTLSGLVGGADPDDEVARGRVVVLDRSREMLRVARSRDHECVAADAGHLPVPDDAVDAVTVVDALHHVRDQRALVREARRAVAPGGVVVVADFDPTTVRGRALVAAERHVGFDSVFSTPDDLARFLEREGLEGRVVEPGFGYVVVGRVPA
- the fen gene encoding flap endonuclease-1; this translates as MGNADLRTLAHLSDVAWDDIAGSVVAVDAHNWLYRYLTTTVKWTRDEVYTTSEGAEVANLVGVVQGLPKFFEHDLVPVFVFDGGVTELKDDEVEKRREAKERARERLEEARERGDSIEAARLEARTQRLTPVIQETTRELLELLDVPIVEAPAEGEAQASYMARAGDADYVGSEDYDTLLFGAPYTLRGLTSKGIPELMSFEATLEENGLTWEQLVDVAILCGTDFNEGISGVGPKTAITAVKEHGDLWAVLDARGDHVPNADRIRDLFLDPPVTEDYAFDVDLDPDLDAARRFVVEEWEVDESEVRKGFSRIEQSVVQTGLDRWT
- a CDS encoding MFS transporter, whose amino-acid sequence is MNRNDRAIVALVSLAHGMVHTYELSIPIFVSIWLVEFSAVDLGFTQVGVTAATLGVVVTAGYGLFGAGSLPSGVLVDRVGSRRLIRACLFGMGASFLLLAVAPGLVAVTLALLVWGLAASVYHPAGLALLSKGVEERGTGFAYHGIAGNVGQGGGPLVTTILLLFLDWTTVAALLAVPALVAGVYASRAEFDETAAVAASTDGGERVDGGRESSEATSGGESKATSGIDSLAEFRAESARLFAGSFVLVFVVALCSGLYYRGFLTFLPGVLESVPGFEPFPLSAVLPAEVARAIGGGSQLVRPERYFYAGLLVVGVFGQYAGGKLSDRIDVEKGIVVGFGALAVLAVLFLPVAGVGVAPLAVLGAVVGFFLFFVQPFYQATVAEYTPAGARGLSYGYTYLGVFGVGALGGTVAGVVLTYAAPAELFVILAGIAVVAAGLGAYLVRNERPETAAP
- a CDS encoding helix-turn-helix domain-containing protein: MKSSGQSADDATVPAGLDAASSKLVYLCLAEADRATITELAETLDMRKLALYSILGSLADRGFVEREGEAYRLVD